Proteins encoded in a region of the Sphingomonas sp. HMP9 genome:
- a CDS encoding alkaline phosphatase family protein: MAPPAPASAPTPTTPPKLIVAISVDQFAADLFQQYRNHYTGGFTRLLNGAVFPSGYQSHAATETCPGHSTILTGMRPAHTGIIANNWVDQRAGRPDKVVYCSEDERVTGTTHESYTVSDMHLKVPTLGEMMKARDPRTRSVSVAGKDRAAVMMGGHKVDELWWWDGKTYVSYAGRAVPPAVQRTRDAVAALIAKPQAALPLPGYCAGVNHPIVIAGKTYGQGRFEREAGDAKGFRVSPASDAAVFAMAAALVQDMKLGKGPQTDIIDIGASATDYIGHTYGTQGSEMCIQMAELDRTLGDFFNVMDETGVDYEVVLTADHGAHDATERQQQRAMPMEAHMDENVLAKQVGTAIAKDLGLQGSVLLGTEGDVYIDDTLPAKTRAKVLVEALRRYRAMPQVAAAFSAAEIMATPMAKTPPETWTLIERARASFYEKRSGQLVALLKPRVTTIVSPAGGYVETHGSPWDYDRRVPILFWRKGMTGFEQPLSVETVDIVPTLAATIRLPVSGLDGRCLDLDPGAASTCPS; the protein is encoded by the coding sequence ATGGCGCCGCCTGCCCCCGCCTCCGCACCAACGCCGACCACTCCGCCGAAGCTGATCGTCGCGATCTCGGTCGACCAGTTCGCCGCCGACCTGTTCCAGCAATATCGCAACCATTATACCGGCGGCTTCACGCGGTTGCTGAACGGCGCGGTGTTCCCGAGCGGGTATCAGAGCCATGCCGCGACCGAGACGTGCCCCGGCCACTCGACGATCCTGACCGGCATGCGGCCTGCGCATACCGGGATCATCGCCAACAACTGGGTCGACCAGCGCGCCGGACGGCCCGACAAGGTCGTCTATTGCTCGGAGGACGAGCGCGTCACCGGCACCACGCACGAGAGCTACACCGTGTCGGACATGCATCTGAAGGTGCCCACGCTCGGCGAGATGATGAAGGCGCGCGATCCGCGAACGCGGTCGGTCTCGGTCGCGGGCAAGGATCGCGCGGCGGTGATGATGGGCGGCCACAAGGTCGACGAGCTCTGGTGGTGGGACGGCAAGACCTATGTCTCCTACGCCGGCCGCGCGGTGCCCCCAGCGGTGCAGCGCACGCGCGACGCGGTCGCCGCGCTGATCGCCAAGCCGCAGGCGGCACTCCCGCTGCCCGGCTATTGCGCTGGCGTGAACCATCCGATCGTGATCGCCGGCAAGACGTACGGCCAGGGCCGTTTCGAGCGCGAGGCTGGCGACGCCAAAGGCTTCCGCGTGTCGCCGGCGTCCGATGCGGCGGTGTTCGCGATGGCGGCGGCGCTGGTGCAGGACATGAAGCTCGGCAAAGGCCCGCAGACCGACATCATCGATATCGGCGCATCGGCGACCGATTATATCGGCCATACCTATGGCACGCAGGGCTCGGAGATGTGCATCCAGATGGCCGAGCTCGATCGGACATTGGGCGATTTCTTCAACGTGATGGATGAAACCGGGGTCGATTACGAGGTCGTGCTGACCGCGGACCACGGTGCACACGACGCGACCGAACGCCAGCAGCAGCGCGCGATGCCGATGGAGGCGCATATGGACGAGAACGTGCTCGCCAAGCAGGTCGGCACCGCGATCGCCAAGGATCTGGGGCTGCAGGGCAGCGTGCTGCTAGGGACCGAGGGCGACGTCTATATCGACGATACGCTCCCGGCGAAGACGCGGGCCAAGGTGCTGGTCGAGGCGCTGCGCCGCTATCGCGCGATGCCGCAGGTTGCCGCTGCCTTCTCGGCCGCCGAGATCATGGCTACGCCGATGGCCAAGACCCCGCCCGAGACCTGGACGCTGATCGAGCGGGCGCGCGCGTCGTTCTACGAAAAGCGATCAGGCCAGCTGGTGGCTTTGCTCAAGCCGCGGGTGACGACGATCGTCTCGCCGGCGGGGGGCTATGTCGAGACGCACGGATCGCCCTGGGATTACGATCGCCGCGTGCCGATCCTGTTCTGGCGCAAGGGCATGACCGGGTTCGAGCAGCCCTTGTCGGTGGAGACGGTGGATATCGTGCCGACGCTGGCGGCGACGATCCGGTTGCCGGTGAGCGGGCTGGACGGGCGCTGCCTCGATCTCGATCCGGGCGCTGCGAGCACCTGCCCGAGCTGA